In the genome of Planococcus donghaensis, the window ATCCACCCGTTACAGGTGTATCTGTTGCCGGTTTGATAACAACGGCATTACCTGTTGCGATTGCAGGGGCAATCGAACGAATTGCCAAATGGAACGGAAAATTCCAAGGACTAATAATGCCGATAACACCAATCGAATTACGATACACACGATTTTCTTTACCCGCTTGTCGAGAAGGAAGAATTTTGCCTTCCATTCGGAAAGGGAAAGTTGTTGCTTCTTTAAGAATATTAACCGATACGCCAAATTCAGCGGTTGCTTTAAACACTGTGCTACCCGCTTCTTTAACAAGCCAATCGATAATCAATTCTTTGTTTTCTTGCATGACATCTAGTGCTTTTTCCAATACTTCTTGTTTCTTTTGTGGCAATTCTTTCGACCATGCTACTTGTGCTTTTGCTGCTGCTTTATAAGCTTTATCTAAATCGCTTTTATCAGCAGCTTGCGTTGTAACTAGCTCTTCTCCTGTGAATGGATTGGTATTTTTCATCTGGCTATCACTAGATCCCGTAGTCCATTCACCATCTATATAAATTTTCGAATAATCGGTTTTCATCTAATCGACTCCATTCTTCATAGTTTAAGGTTGTTGTCTTGGACGAATTAAAATCTCATTAACATCTACGTACGATGGCTGCTCTACTGCATATGAAATTGCATTCGCAATATCTTGAGCTTGAAGCATCGTCATCTTGCCGCCTTCTTTAAAGCTATTTAATACATCTTCATCGGTAATGGTATTTGTCAGTTCTGTCTCTACTGCTCCTGGGGACACAATGGTCACGCGGATTTCGTTTGCTGGGTCAATTTCTTGACGCAAGCCTTCCGAAATGGCACGAACTGCATATTTTGTACCACTGTATACAGCACTTCCTTTAAAGACTTGGTGACCTGCTACCGAAGATACGTTAAGAATATGACCAAATTTCTGCTTTTCCATTATTGGTAAAACAGCAGCGATTCCATAAAGAACCCCTTTTATATTCACATCAACCATCTGATCCCATTCATCTATTTTTAACTTATTCATAAATGACAATGGCATTAAACCTGCATTATTTACTAAAACATCAATACTACCGTTTTTTTCTAATGCTGCTTCTGCAAGAGACTTCATTTCATCTGCAGACGTTACATCCGTCACTTTGTATTGTGCTGAACCGCCAGCATCTTCGATTTCTTTTTTCAGTTCCACTAAACGGTCTTGTCGTCTTGCAGCTAGCACGACGTGATACCCTTTTGCAGCTAGCTCTTTTGCTGTGGCTTGGCCAATTCCACTACTGGCTCCCGTAATAATTGCTGTTTTTGTCATTCAAGCTCCACTCCATTTCAATTTTTTAGGTATGTGATCCAAAATGGATCCATTTATTAAATACGTCTTACCTATTTACCCAGTACCTTGTTGATTAAACAATAGAGTGAAAATGTGCATTTTTCTCAAGTTTTCTTATGTTATAATTTATATAAAATGGAGGTGTTTTAGATGCGGAAAATTTCACCTGAAGAGCGTCAAATTATGCGGCGATCTTATGCAGAAAAAATAATGGATACTGTGCGTAAAAAAGGATTTATCTCATTAACAATTCAAGATTTGGCACGTTTAATGGGTATTAGCCGTGCATCGCTGTATAATTTTTTCGCATCTAAAGAAGACATCATCCAAGAAGTAACGGAAATTTATATTGACTATTTAACAAGATCTAATGAATTTATAAACAATCCACGCTATCCATACATTCGGCGTTTGCCAGCTGTATTTGAACAATCCGTTTTCTCAACTGTGTATGCTTCAGAAATTTATTTGAATGAGTTAAAAATAACCTGTCCAATTTATTACGAAAAACAAATACATGTAGTAAATGAGCGATTAGCCATCCTTTATTCATTTTATGAAAATGGCATAAGTGATGGTGATTTCAACCCCCTCCATCCATCTTTAATTATTGAGCAAGATGAAGCTGCTTTGCATAAGATTCTAAATTCCTCATTTTTGATTGATCAGGGAATTACCCTAGAAGACGCGATGTATGGCTATTATGAAATGATGAAATATCGGAGTTTTACGCCTACTGCTTTAATACCAGGAAAAGATGAATATATAGATAAAGCGGTGAAAGTTATTATGAACCAATTAGGTAAAAGCAGCGACCTCCTCACACCCGCTGATAATTAAAAAACTAGTTTTCTAACTAAAATCTCAACTTAACAACACCTATTAAAAAACGTTGTCGCAATACACGACAACGTTTTTTATCAAATGTGAGTATAAAAGTTTGGTTTTTTCAATAGATGGGAATAGAATTGAAAAAGAATAGAGATTACACCAATCTTTAAAATAATAGTTTAATAATTCTGACAAAAAGAATATACTAGAATACAACCCCGAGAAAAGGAGATGGTCAAAATGAACCTAGATTCAATAAGAGGCTCGAGCATGATTGTAAAGATGGCACGTGCATTAGTGGAGGACGGTTGGTTGTTTACCCCTAATGAATTCGACGTCATCGTAAAAGCGGAACATAAGGAAACAGGCGAAGCCATCTCTTTTAACTCTATCGGCAACTTAAAAAGATGGATGTATGAAAAAGCACTTAGTTATTAAATCGAATGAACAGTAAAAATCCTCGTTTGCCTAATAGGCAAACGAGGATTTTTACTGCTTTACAACATTTCCGACTTCTTACATAACTCTGCTTTAATGCCCTGCTTTTTCAGATTTTCTACGATTTCTTTAGCTGTTTGGATTTTTCCGATTGTACCACATATGGTTCCACTCATCTTCATCATCCTCCAGAAACTTTTATAGTCACAGTATACAGAGTAAATGTGAACAAACTATTACCAAATCGAATTATCTGAAAAAGATTGGCTTTAATTAAAGCAGGTCGATGTCGTTCTTAAAAAAATATACTAGACTCAACCTACATCGCTAAACAAATCCATTATCTCTTCTTCCGTCCGAGCATTGAGGATCTTCTCAATATTTTCTTCATCGGAGCAAACGATTGCGATATTCGAAAGAATGTCTAAGTGTTCATTGTTTTTGCCCGCAATGCCGATTAAAATTTTTGCTATGTTGCCTCCACCAAAGTCAACCCCTTCTGGTACTGTGACAACTGATATACCTGTCTGCAATACATTAGCTTTAGCGTCTTCTGTACCAT includes:
- a CDS encoding SDR family oxidoreductase; protein product: MTKTAIITGASSGIGQATAKELAAKGYHVVLAARRQDRLVELKKEIEDAGGSAQYKVTDVTSADEMKSLAEAALEKNGSIDVLVNNAGLMPLSFMNKLKIDEWDQMVDVNIKGVLYGIAAVLPIMEKQKFGHILNVSSVAGHQVFKGSAVYSGTKYAVRAISEGLRQEIDPANEIRVTIVSPGAVETELTNTITDEDVLNSFKEGGKMTMLQAQDIANAISYAVEQPSYVDVNEILIRPRQQP
- a CDS encoding TetR/AcrR family transcriptional regulator; the encoded protein is MRKISPEERQIMRRSYAEKIMDTVRKKGFISLTIQDLARLMGISRASLYNFFASKEDIIQEVTEIYIDYLTRSNEFINNPRYPYIRRLPAVFEQSVFSTVYASEIYLNELKITCPIYYEKQIHVVNERLAILYSFYENGISDGDFNPLHPSLIIEQDEAALHKILNSSFLIDQGITLEDAMYGYYEMMKYRSFTPTALIPGKDEYIDKAVKVIMNQLGKSSDLLTPADN
- a CDS encoding PTS sugar transporter subunit IIA — translated: MAKAVLDRENIKLNVSIATMEEGIRFTGGILVANGYVDAGYIDKMLEREEMASTFMGNSLAIPHGTEDAKANVLQTGISVVTVPEGVDFGGGNIAKILIGIAGKNNEHLDILSNIAIVCSDEENIEKILNARTEEEIMDLFSDVG